Below is a window of Halomicrobium mukohataei DSM 12286 DNA.
GCGTACTGGCCGGCGATGCCGACCGTCAGCAGGCCGGCGTAGACGTAGGAGGCGAGATCGAACTCCTCGGCCATCGGACTGCCGGGATCGAAGAGGCGGACGTAGTCGGTGATCGGCGGGAGAAAGCCACCGAGCACGTCCGGCAGGAAGGTGAGGACGCCGCGGTAGAACACGCCGTTCATCAGCACGACGCAGATCGCCAGCGCGAAGCCCGCCGTAAAGAGCGTCCGCGTGCCGGTGACGAACTCGCCGAGCGAGGACGGTCCGCCGCCACGGCCCTCGTCCGCGCCGCCGTCAGCGCGGACGGCGGCCATCTCGTCGAACTCGGCGGTGACTGCGTACGCGACCGCCAGCGCGGCGGGGATCGAGAGCAGGCCCGCGACGGTTCGCCAGTCGAAGGCCAGCAAGAGCAGCGCGGTCGCCAGCGGTCCGAACGCGATGCCGACGTTGCCGGCCATCCCGTGGTAAGCGAAGCCGGTGCCGCGCTCTGACACGCCCGTCGAGAGCAAGGAGAGGCCGGCCGGGTGGTAGACGCTGGCGGCGACGCCCCACAGCCCCAGCGCGAGGGCGATCGTCGGGATGCCCGGTGCGAACCCGAGCAAGAGGAACGAGCCGCCCATCCCGAGCAGACAGCCGATCACGACGGTCCGAGCGCTCAGGAGGTCGGCGAGCACGCCCCCCGGAAGTGCGCCGATGCCAAAGAGGGCGTAGCCGACGGCGACGATCGTCCCGAGCAGCGCTGTCGTCGTCGAGAACTGCTGGAGCCAGACGACGACGAAGATGGGGATCGACAGCTCGTAGGTGTGGACCGTCGCGTGGGCCAGCATCGCGAAGCCGACGATCGAGCGGTCGTTGTCGTTCATCGACAGCGCGCGACCCCCCAACCGTGCTCGTATCGCCGCTGTGTTCGGGCAGACCGTTCGACTGTCTCGACGCGCGCCGAGGCGACCGGTCCGAGGCCGGTCGCCGGGCCAGCGCTGTCGGTCTCAATCATGCTGTACACCCAGAGATAGAGCATGAAAAACGTTGTTAGACCGGCCCCGGACGAGCGGCGGTTTCATACTACCGGCTGTAAATCTGTGAACGATTTCGCCACCCCGGGGTGGCGAAGATCTTCACGAAGTTACAGCCGGCAGTATCAGAACCCGACGCTACTCCCGTCCTTGCGTGGTTCGGTCGCGCCAGACAGCGTCCCGTCGGGCTCGCGGCGCGCGATCTGGCCGCCACCGAACTGTCGGGGCGGGAGGACGGCCACGTCGTGTTCCCGTCGGGCGAGGTCGGCACCGATCTCGCCGGCCAGCCGTTCCTCCAGCGCGAGGCGGCCGTCCTCCATGTAGCGCCAGCGCGGCGCGTCGAAGGCCCGCTGGAGGGGCATCTCGTCGTCGATGAGGTTGCTGAGGACCTGGACGTGGCCCTGCGGTTGCATGTATCCGCCCATGACGCCGAAGGCCGCCC
It encodes the following:
- a CDS encoding MFS transporter, which produces MNDNDRSIVGFAMLAHATVHTYELSIPIFVVVWLQQFSTTTALLGTIVAVGYALFGIGALPGGVLADLLSARTVVIGCLLGMGGSFLLLGFAPGIPTIALALGLWGVAASVYHPAGLSLLSTGVSERGTGFAYHGMAGNVGIAFGPLATALLLLAFDWRTVAGLLSIPAALAVAYAVTAEFDEMAAVRADGGADEGRGGGPSSLGEFVTGTRTLFTAGFALAICVVLMNGVFYRGVLTFLPDVLGGFLPPITDYVRLFDPGSPMAEEFDLASYVYAGLLTVGIAGQYAGGKLTDRISVTTGLIGVFAALAVVAVLFVPAAQAGLGPLLAVSAVLGFVLFAIQPLYQATIAEYSPPDDRGLSYGFTYLANFGVGAAGAALSGILLSAVGTDGTFLALAAFPVLGAALAVALSRVGTRRGAA